A stretch of Patagioenas fasciata isolate bPatFas1 chromosome 4, bPatFas1.hap1, whole genome shotgun sequence DNA encodes these proteins:
- the SIGLEC1 gene encoding sialoadhesin isoform X3 — MSLRISGINLCKLGSPSAEALPPRAAVPRVPERRGSATPCRCPQGPQRHQRAAMHAAPWLVLLASLVPPALGSWGVSYPESLRGIAGSCLVVPCTLSYPEEVTAADGIVAIWYKDYEGQKTLVYHSGGQEADPGFRDRARLLGDPGAGNCTLQLRGVTPGDSGSYRFRFEIVNGDRWSAARDVLLSVSDDLERPSVAASEEQTEGQTSTLECSTPYVCPSGSVTLRWEGFDPQVSALSSRVQLDTSGVGHHVTLTTSFSWKDHGKKLLCEVSYDSRKASEELVLRVRHAPKDTQVSLSPSGQNIRVGDTVSLACEVTSSYPAISRYRWYKDGVAVGSERALTLRGVRREDHGLYRCDAENAVGVGAAPAVVLYIFSAEISVSPAAEVQEGTATTLSCDVPGREGQDLNYTWYKNGAWLKEGSAHTLLFLHTAASDAGYYSCKVTNDRGSDTSQAIRLSVTYPPRTPSMALLQEPAGGRLVAIRCAVDSRPPAALAIHRGDTLLAASGAQAAPRQRLGVTATRNALRLEIADAGPGDSGEYRCTATNAHGSASVTKSFRARAAQVLVQPSAEVREGTAVTMTCLGAGDTAGDTLYNWYRNGKRLLGGSAPTLRFPSIRGEDAGAFQCQARGGNDSDVSVAVALRVLFPPRPPVMSSFLQTQGGHLGIIQCSVESDPEANLTLWRGEEVIACTGGCPTSTRVQATFSYNSLRVEIREVMVEDEGTYVCWAGNSQGNASATVDFRAETATITVSPSSRVLEGQAANLTCHLSSRSPAPPNVTWYHNGQQVAEGSAASLVLGRVASADAGLYQCRASAAGGSRSSPAIPLHVLYPPRDPRFSAFLETERGHLAIFQCSVASNPPAQLALSHGHQLVATSAGGNSPRVRVTVVPNAIRVEMREVTPEDEGSYDCTATNAHGTVSQHLYMRVQAARVLISPSAEVLEGDNVSLTCQTAGQPQDDTVYSWYKDSQRLQDTPGHLLTLPRVTSTATGSYHCRAQGPSGTSVSPAVTLHVSYPPRVPVLTPLLEPPEGRRAVLQCVVDSSPPAQLALFKDRALVASTAMSQPATLPRLGVTSAANTLRVSIQPVLLEDEGQYVCVATNAYGNASTSGNFTAGTARLWISPSPDVQEGDAATLTCAVQSEAGDTLSYTWYKNKVWLSSGSSPSLALPRVTVTDAASYHCTVWTPSQTRSSAPATLNVLYPPRNLQLKSFVESGEGSAVILLCTAESNPPAQLTLLRGGQAVASSPPAGGAHPGQSGRVAPQPNALRLELRDPSEEDEGGYECLARSPLGSARASLSLQVQAVRVLVRPSAEVPEGTDVTLTCRAVGAPPGTLYSWYKNGRWVAEGPDPALVLPAARPTDAGSYGCRAGGAQRGRRAPPAALRVLYAPQAPSFTSLVEPRGGRQAVLLCTVDSCPHSDIVLHRGPGHPVASTRGPADPRVTVQVTPNSLRVGLGALEPRDAGLYVCSANNSFGTASSSLRLDLPGVIITVEPSPEVPEGATATVTCSGVPWVGDEANYTWYKNGRWLREGPAGSLVLNPVTSSDSGSYHCRASGTRGSVTSALLSFSVLYPPRDVSISTFLENRSGRAGIVLCSADSHPPATMALYLHGHLLATSLATGLATAPGGRVTASHNSLRLELGAVGARDSGHYTCVATNALGNATGSAHFDVRR, encoded by the exons ATGTCCTTGAGGATCTCTGGGATTAATCTCTGTAAGCTTG ggtccccgaGCGCCGAGGCTCTGCCACCCCGtgccgctgtccccagggtccctgagCGCCGAGGCTCGGCCACTCCGtgccgctgtccccagggtccccagcgTCACCAGCGTGCTGCCATGCACGCAGCCCCGTGGCTCGTCCTCCTGGCCAGCCTCGTCCCGCCAG CCCTTGGCTCCTGGGGGGTCAGCTACCCCGAGTCCCTGCGGGGCATCGCGGGGTCCTGCCTGGTGGTTCCCTGCACCCTGAGCTACCCCGAGGAGGTGACGGCGGCCGATGGCATCGTGGCCATCTGGTACAAGGACTACGAGGGCCAGAAGACGCTGGTGTACCACTCGGGGGGGCAGGAGGCGGACCCCGGCTTCAGGGACCGCGCGCGGCTCCTCGGGGACCCCGGCGCCGGGAACTGCACCCTGCAGCTGCGGGGGGTGACGCCGGGGGACAGCGGCTCCTACCGCTTCCGCTTCGAGATCGTCAACGGGGACCGCTGGTCGGCGGCGCGGGACGTGCTGCTGAGTGTCTCGG ATGACCTTGAGCGCCCAAGTGTCGCTGCCAGCGAGGAGCAAACTGAGGGACAAACGTCCACCCTGGAGTGCTCCACTCCCTACGTCTGCCCGTCGGGAAGCGTCACCCTGCGCTGGGAGGGCTTCGACCCCCAGGTGTCGGCGCTGTCCAGCCGGGTGCAGCTGGACACCAGCGGGGTCGGCCACCACGTCACCCTCACCACCTCCTTCTCGTGGAAGGACCACGGCAAAAAGTTGCTCTGCGAAGTTTCTTACGACTCGAGGAAGGCGAGCGAGGAGCTCGTCCTGCGGGTGAGAC ACGCCCCCAAGGACACCCAGGTGTCACTCAGTCCCTCAGGACAGAACATCCGGGTGGGTGACACGGTGTCCCTGGCCTGCGAGGTGACCAGCAGCTACCCCGCCATCTCGCGGTACCGCTGGTACAAGGACGGGGTGGCCGTGGGCAGCGAGCGCGCCCTGACCCTGCGGGGCGTTCGCCGGGAGGACCACGGGCTGTACCGCTGTGATGCCGAGAACGCCGTCGGGGTTGGCGCCGCACCTGCCGTGGTGCTCTACATCTTCT CCGCAGAGATCTCGGTGAGCCCCGCGGCCGAGGTGCAGGAGGGCACGGCCACCACCTTGTCCTGCGACGTCCCCGGCAGGGAGGGCCAGGACCTGAACTACACGTGGTACAAGAACGGCGCCTGGCTGAAGGAGGGCTCGGCGcacaccctcctcttcctccacacaGCCGCCAGTGACGCTGGCTACTACTCCTGCAAGGTGACAAATGACCGGGGCAGTGACACCTCCCAGGCCATCAGACTGAGCGTGACAT accccccccgcacccccagcaTGGCGCTGCTGCAGgagccggcgggcgggcggctggTGGCCATCCGCTGCGCCGTGGACAGCCGCCCCCCGGCCGCGCTGGCCATCCACCGCGGCGACACCCTGCTGGCGGCCAGCGGCGCCCAGGCCGCCCCGCGCCAGCGCCTCGGGGTCACCGCCACCCGCAACGCCCTGCGGCTGGAGATCGCCGACGCGGGCCCGGGGGACAGCGGGGAGTACCGCTGCACGGCCACCAACGCCCACGGCAGCGCCAGTGTCACCAAGAGCTTCCGCGCCCGCG ctgcccaggtgctggtgcagccCTCGGCAGAGGTGCGGGAGGGGACAGCTGTCACCATGACCTgcctgggggctggggacacggcgggggacACCCTGTACAACTGGTACCGGAACGGCAAGCGGCTCCTGGGGGGCTCGGCCCCCACTCTGCGCTTCCCCTCCATCCGCGGCGAGGACGCGGGGGCTTTCCAGTGCCAGGCCCGGGGCGGCAATGACAGTGACGTATCGGTGGCCGTCGCGCTCCGTGTGCTCT TTCCACCGAGGCCACCGGTGATGAGCTCCTTCCTGCAGACCCAGGGTGGACACCTGGGCATCATCCAGTGCAGCGTCGAGAGCGACCCAGAGGCCAACCTGACCctatggagaggagaggaggtcaTCGCCTGCACGGGGGGCTGCCCCACGTCCACCCGGGTCCAGGCCACCTTCTCCTACAACAGCCTGAGAGTGGAGATCCGGGAGGTGATGGTGGAGGACGAGGGGACCTACGTGTGCTGGGCTGGGAACTCACAGGGCAATGCCAGCGCAACCGTGGACTTCAGGGCTGAGA CTGCCACCATCACGGTGTCACCGTCCTCCCGTGTCCTGGAAGGCCAGGCTGCCAACCTGACCTGCCACCTGAGCAGCCGCTCCCCGGCGCCACCCAACGTCACCTGGTACCACAACGGGCAGCAGGTGGCCGAGGGCTCGGCCGCGTCGCTGGTGCTGGGCCGGGTGGCCAGCGCGGACGCCGGGCTCTACCAGTGCAGGGCCAGCGCGGCGGGCGGCAGCCGCAGCTCCCCCGCTATCCCCCTGCATGTGCTGT ACCCCCCACGGGACCCCCGGTTCTCTGCGTTCCTGGAGACAGAGCGGGGCCACCTGGCCATCTTCCAGTGCTCGGTGGCCAGCAAcccccctgcccagctggcccTGAGCCACGGCCACCAGCTGGTGGCCACCAGCGCCGGGGGAAACAGCCCGCGGGTCAGAGTCACGGTCGTCCCCAACGCCATCAGGGTGGAGATGCGGGAGGTGACGCCAGAGGATGAGGGCAGCTACGACTGTACGGCCACCAACGCGCACGGCACCGTGTCCCAACACCTGTACATGCGTGTGCAGG CCGCCCGAGTCCTCATCTCGCCATCGGCAGAGGTGCTGGAAGGGGACAACGTGTCCCTGACGTGCCAAACAGCGGGACAGCCGCAGGATGACACCGTCTACAGCTGGTACAAGGACAGCCAGCGGCTCCAGGACACCCCCGGCCACCTCCTCACCctgccccgtgtcaccagcactgcCACCGGCTCCTACCACTGCCGGGCCCAAGGCCCCTCGGGGACCAGCGTGTCACCAGCTGTCACCCTGCATGTGTCCT ATCCCCCGCGGGTGCCGGTGCTGACCCCGCTCCTGGAGCCCCCCGAGGGCCGGCGCGCCGTTCTGCAGTGCGTGGTGGACAGCAGCCCCCCGGCGCAGCTGGCGCTCTTCAAGGACCGGGCCCTGGTGGCCTCCACGGCCATGTCCCAGCCTGCCACCCTGCCACGGCTCGGCGTCACCTCGGCCGCCAACACGCTGCGGGTCAGCATCCAGCCCGTGTTGCTGGAGGATGAGGGCCAGTACGTCTGTGTGGCCACCAACGCTTACGGCAATGCCAGCACCTCCGGGAACTTCACTGCGGGGA CTGCCAGGCTCTGGATCTCCCCCTCCCCAGATGTCCAGGAAGGTGACGCTGCCACCCTGACCTGTGCGGTGCAGAGTGAGGCGGGGGACACGCTGAGCTACACCTGGTACAAGAACAAGGTCTGGTTGAGCAGCGGCTCGTCCCCATCCCTCGCCTTGCCCCGTGTCACTGTCACCGACGCCGCCTCCTACCACTGCACCGTGTGGACCCcatcacagacccgcagctcggCCCCCGCCACCCTCAATGTCCTCT ACCCCCCCAGGAACCTGCAGCTGAAAAGCTTCGTGGAGAGCGGCGAGGGGAGCGCAGTCATCCTCCTCTGCACCGCGGAGAGCAACCCCCCCGCGCAGCTCACCCTGCTCAGGGGGGGGCAGGCAGTGGCCTCCAGCCCCCCGGCGGGGGGCGCCCACCCCGGGCAGAGCGGCCGCGTCGCCCCCCAGCCCAACGCACTGCGGCTGGAGCTCCGGGACCCCTCGGAGGAGGATGAGGGGGGGTACGAGTGCCTGGCACGGAGTCCCCTCGGCAGCGCCCGCGCGTCCCTGTCCCTCCAGGTGCAGG CCGTCAGGGTGCTGGTGCGACCCTCCGCCGAGGTGCCCGAGGGGACCGACGTGACCCTGACGTGCCGGGCCGTGGGGGCCCCCCCGGGCACCCTCTACAGCTGGTACAAGAACGGGCGGTGGGTGGCGgaggggcccgatcctgccctggtcctccccgccgcccgccccacgGACGCCGGTTCCTACGGCTGCCGGGCGGGGGGGGCACAGCGGGGCCGCcgagccccccccgccgccctgcGGGTGCTCT ATGCGCCCCAGGCGCCATCCTTCACGTCGCTGGTGGAGCCGCGGGGGGGGCGGCAGGCCGTCCTGCTCTGCACCGTGGACAGCTGCCCCCACTCCGACATCGTCCTGCACCGGGGGCCCGGCCACCCCGTGGCTTCCACGCGGGGCCCGGCCGACCCCCGTGTCACCGTGCAGGTGACCCCCAACTCGCTGCGGGTGGGGCTGGGGGCGCTGGAGCCGCGGGACGCGGGGCTTTACGTCTGCTCGGCCAACAACAGCTTCGGCACCGCGTCCTCGTCCCTGCGCCTGGACCTGCCAG gggTCATCATCACCGTTGAGCCTTCACCAGAAGTCCCCGAAGGCGCCACAGCCACCGTCACCTGCTCAGGTGTCCCTTGGGTGGGTGACGAGGCCAACTACACCTGGTACAAGAACGGCCGGTGGCTGCGGGAGGGACCGGCCGGTTCCCTCGTCCTCAACCCTGTCACCAGCAGCGACAGCGGCTCCTACCACTGCCGGGCGAGTGGGACGCGGGGCAGTGTCACCTCGGCCCTGCTCAGCTTCAGTGTCCTCT
- the SIGLEC1 gene encoding sialoadhesin isoform X1 — protein MSLRISGINLCKLGSPSAEALPPRAAVPRVPERRGSATPCRCPQGPQRHQRAAMHAAPWLVLLASLVPPALGSWGVSYPESLRGIAGSCLVVPCTLSYPEEVTAADGIVAIWYKDYEGQKTLVYHSGGQEADPGFRDRARLLGDPGAGNCTLQLRGVTPGDSGSYRFRFEIVNGDRWSAARDVLLSVSDDLERPSVAASEEQTEGQTSTLECSTPYVCPSGSVTLRWEGFDPQVSALSSRVQLDTSGVGHHVTLTTSFSWKDHGKKLLCEVSYDSRKASEELVLRVRHAPKDTQVSLSPSGQNIRVGDTVSLACEVTSSYPAISRYRWYKDGVAVGSERALTLRGVRREDHGLYRCDAENAVGVGAAPAVVLYIFSAEISVSPAAEVQEGTATTLSCDVPGREGQDLNYTWYKNGAWLKEGSAHTLLFLHTAASDAGYYSCKVTNDRGSDTSQAIRLSVTYPPRTPSMALLQEPAGGRLVAIRCAVDSRPPAALAIHRGDTLLAASGAQAAPRQRLGVTATRNALRLEIADAGPGDSGEYRCTATNAHGSASVTKSFRARAAQVLVQPSAEVREGTAVTMTCLGAGDTAGDTLYNWYRNGKRLLGGSAPTLRFPSIRGEDAGAFQCQARGGNDSDVSVAVALRVLFPPRPPVMSSFLQTQGGHLGIIQCSVESDPEANLTLWRGEEVIACTGGCPTSTRVQATFSYNSLRVEIREVMVEDEGTYVCWAGNSQGNASATVDFRAETATITVSPSSRVLEGQAANLTCHLSSRSPAPPNVTWYHNGQQVAEGSAASLVLGRVASADAGLYQCRASAAGGSRSSPAIPLHVLYPPRDPRFSAFLETERGHLAIFQCSVASNPPAQLALSHGHQLVATSAGGNSPRVRVTVVPNAIRVEMREVTPEDEGSYDCTATNAHGTVSQHLYMRVQAARVLISPSAEVLEGDNVSLTCQTAGQPQDDTVYSWYKDSQRLQDTPGHLLTLPRVTSTATGSYHCRAQGPSGTSVSPAVTLHVSYPPRVPVLTPLLEPPEGRRAVLQCVVDSSPPAQLALFKDRALVASTAMSQPATLPRLGVTSAANTLRVSIQPVLLEDEGQYVCVATNAYGNASTSGNFTAGTARLWISPSPDVQEGDAATLTCAVQSEAGDTLSYTWYKNKVWLSSGSSPSLALPRVTVTDAASYHCTVWTPSQTRSSAPATLNVLYPPRNLQLKSFVESGEGSAVILLCTAESNPPAQLTLLRGGQAVASSPPAGGAHPGQSGRVAPQPNALRLELRDPSEEDEGGYECLARSPLGSARASLSLQVQAVRVLVRPSAEVPEGTDVTLTCRAVGAPPGTLYSWYKNGRWVAEGPDPALVLPAARPTDAGSYGCRAGGAQRGRRAPPAALRVLYAPQAPSFTSLVEPRGGRQAVLLCTVDSCPHSDIVLHRGPGHPVASTRGPADPRVTVQVTPNSLRVGLGALEPRDAGLYVCSANNSFGTASSSLRLDLPGVIITVEPSPEVPEGATATVTCSGVPWVGDEANYTWYKNGRWLREGPAGSLVLNPVTSSDSGSYHCRASGTRGSVTSALLSFSVLYPPRDVSISTFLENRSGRAGIVLCSADSHPPATMALYLHGHLLATSLATGLATAPGGRVTASHNSLRLELGAVGARDSGHYTCVATNALGNATGSAHFDVRTLTHLLVVTVVAGLLTAVICVAALALLAVKLWPRVRKIWGFSGAEDTFELRSKQEQTQVDGAS, from the exons ATGTCCTTGAGGATCTCTGGGATTAATCTCTGTAAGCTTG ggtccccgaGCGCCGAGGCTCTGCCACCCCGtgccgctgtccccagggtccctgagCGCCGAGGCTCGGCCACTCCGtgccgctgtccccagggtccccagcgTCACCAGCGTGCTGCCATGCACGCAGCCCCGTGGCTCGTCCTCCTGGCCAGCCTCGTCCCGCCAG CCCTTGGCTCCTGGGGGGTCAGCTACCCCGAGTCCCTGCGGGGCATCGCGGGGTCCTGCCTGGTGGTTCCCTGCACCCTGAGCTACCCCGAGGAGGTGACGGCGGCCGATGGCATCGTGGCCATCTGGTACAAGGACTACGAGGGCCAGAAGACGCTGGTGTACCACTCGGGGGGGCAGGAGGCGGACCCCGGCTTCAGGGACCGCGCGCGGCTCCTCGGGGACCCCGGCGCCGGGAACTGCACCCTGCAGCTGCGGGGGGTGACGCCGGGGGACAGCGGCTCCTACCGCTTCCGCTTCGAGATCGTCAACGGGGACCGCTGGTCGGCGGCGCGGGACGTGCTGCTGAGTGTCTCGG ATGACCTTGAGCGCCCAAGTGTCGCTGCCAGCGAGGAGCAAACTGAGGGACAAACGTCCACCCTGGAGTGCTCCACTCCCTACGTCTGCCCGTCGGGAAGCGTCACCCTGCGCTGGGAGGGCTTCGACCCCCAGGTGTCGGCGCTGTCCAGCCGGGTGCAGCTGGACACCAGCGGGGTCGGCCACCACGTCACCCTCACCACCTCCTTCTCGTGGAAGGACCACGGCAAAAAGTTGCTCTGCGAAGTTTCTTACGACTCGAGGAAGGCGAGCGAGGAGCTCGTCCTGCGGGTGAGAC ACGCCCCCAAGGACACCCAGGTGTCACTCAGTCCCTCAGGACAGAACATCCGGGTGGGTGACACGGTGTCCCTGGCCTGCGAGGTGACCAGCAGCTACCCCGCCATCTCGCGGTACCGCTGGTACAAGGACGGGGTGGCCGTGGGCAGCGAGCGCGCCCTGACCCTGCGGGGCGTTCGCCGGGAGGACCACGGGCTGTACCGCTGTGATGCCGAGAACGCCGTCGGGGTTGGCGCCGCACCTGCCGTGGTGCTCTACATCTTCT CCGCAGAGATCTCGGTGAGCCCCGCGGCCGAGGTGCAGGAGGGCACGGCCACCACCTTGTCCTGCGACGTCCCCGGCAGGGAGGGCCAGGACCTGAACTACACGTGGTACAAGAACGGCGCCTGGCTGAAGGAGGGCTCGGCGcacaccctcctcttcctccacacaGCCGCCAGTGACGCTGGCTACTACTCCTGCAAGGTGACAAATGACCGGGGCAGTGACACCTCCCAGGCCATCAGACTGAGCGTGACAT accccccccgcacccccagcaTGGCGCTGCTGCAGgagccggcgggcgggcggctggTGGCCATCCGCTGCGCCGTGGACAGCCGCCCCCCGGCCGCGCTGGCCATCCACCGCGGCGACACCCTGCTGGCGGCCAGCGGCGCCCAGGCCGCCCCGCGCCAGCGCCTCGGGGTCACCGCCACCCGCAACGCCCTGCGGCTGGAGATCGCCGACGCGGGCCCGGGGGACAGCGGGGAGTACCGCTGCACGGCCACCAACGCCCACGGCAGCGCCAGTGTCACCAAGAGCTTCCGCGCCCGCG ctgcccaggtgctggtgcagccCTCGGCAGAGGTGCGGGAGGGGACAGCTGTCACCATGACCTgcctgggggctggggacacggcgggggacACCCTGTACAACTGGTACCGGAACGGCAAGCGGCTCCTGGGGGGCTCGGCCCCCACTCTGCGCTTCCCCTCCATCCGCGGCGAGGACGCGGGGGCTTTCCAGTGCCAGGCCCGGGGCGGCAATGACAGTGACGTATCGGTGGCCGTCGCGCTCCGTGTGCTCT TTCCACCGAGGCCACCGGTGATGAGCTCCTTCCTGCAGACCCAGGGTGGACACCTGGGCATCATCCAGTGCAGCGTCGAGAGCGACCCAGAGGCCAACCTGACCctatggagaggagaggaggtcaTCGCCTGCACGGGGGGCTGCCCCACGTCCACCCGGGTCCAGGCCACCTTCTCCTACAACAGCCTGAGAGTGGAGATCCGGGAGGTGATGGTGGAGGACGAGGGGACCTACGTGTGCTGGGCTGGGAACTCACAGGGCAATGCCAGCGCAACCGTGGACTTCAGGGCTGAGA CTGCCACCATCACGGTGTCACCGTCCTCCCGTGTCCTGGAAGGCCAGGCTGCCAACCTGACCTGCCACCTGAGCAGCCGCTCCCCGGCGCCACCCAACGTCACCTGGTACCACAACGGGCAGCAGGTGGCCGAGGGCTCGGCCGCGTCGCTGGTGCTGGGCCGGGTGGCCAGCGCGGACGCCGGGCTCTACCAGTGCAGGGCCAGCGCGGCGGGCGGCAGCCGCAGCTCCCCCGCTATCCCCCTGCATGTGCTGT ACCCCCCACGGGACCCCCGGTTCTCTGCGTTCCTGGAGACAGAGCGGGGCCACCTGGCCATCTTCCAGTGCTCGGTGGCCAGCAAcccccctgcccagctggcccTGAGCCACGGCCACCAGCTGGTGGCCACCAGCGCCGGGGGAAACAGCCCGCGGGTCAGAGTCACGGTCGTCCCCAACGCCATCAGGGTGGAGATGCGGGAGGTGACGCCAGAGGATGAGGGCAGCTACGACTGTACGGCCACCAACGCGCACGGCACCGTGTCCCAACACCTGTACATGCGTGTGCAGG CCGCCCGAGTCCTCATCTCGCCATCGGCAGAGGTGCTGGAAGGGGACAACGTGTCCCTGACGTGCCAAACAGCGGGACAGCCGCAGGATGACACCGTCTACAGCTGGTACAAGGACAGCCAGCGGCTCCAGGACACCCCCGGCCACCTCCTCACCctgccccgtgtcaccagcactgcCACCGGCTCCTACCACTGCCGGGCCCAAGGCCCCTCGGGGACCAGCGTGTCACCAGCTGTCACCCTGCATGTGTCCT ATCCCCCGCGGGTGCCGGTGCTGACCCCGCTCCTGGAGCCCCCCGAGGGCCGGCGCGCCGTTCTGCAGTGCGTGGTGGACAGCAGCCCCCCGGCGCAGCTGGCGCTCTTCAAGGACCGGGCCCTGGTGGCCTCCACGGCCATGTCCCAGCCTGCCACCCTGCCACGGCTCGGCGTCACCTCGGCCGCCAACACGCTGCGGGTCAGCATCCAGCCCGTGTTGCTGGAGGATGAGGGCCAGTACGTCTGTGTGGCCACCAACGCTTACGGCAATGCCAGCACCTCCGGGAACTTCACTGCGGGGA CTGCCAGGCTCTGGATCTCCCCCTCCCCAGATGTCCAGGAAGGTGACGCTGCCACCCTGACCTGTGCGGTGCAGAGTGAGGCGGGGGACACGCTGAGCTACACCTGGTACAAGAACAAGGTCTGGTTGAGCAGCGGCTCGTCCCCATCCCTCGCCTTGCCCCGTGTCACTGTCACCGACGCCGCCTCCTACCACTGCACCGTGTGGACCCcatcacagacccgcagctcggCCCCCGCCACCCTCAATGTCCTCT ACCCCCCCAGGAACCTGCAGCTGAAAAGCTTCGTGGAGAGCGGCGAGGGGAGCGCAGTCATCCTCCTCTGCACCGCGGAGAGCAACCCCCCCGCGCAGCTCACCCTGCTCAGGGGGGGGCAGGCAGTGGCCTCCAGCCCCCCGGCGGGGGGCGCCCACCCCGGGCAGAGCGGCCGCGTCGCCCCCCAGCCCAACGCACTGCGGCTGGAGCTCCGGGACCCCTCGGAGGAGGATGAGGGGGGGTACGAGTGCCTGGCACGGAGTCCCCTCGGCAGCGCCCGCGCGTCCCTGTCCCTCCAGGTGCAGG CCGTCAGGGTGCTGGTGCGACCCTCCGCCGAGGTGCCCGAGGGGACCGACGTGACCCTGACGTGCCGGGCCGTGGGGGCCCCCCCGGGCACCCTCTACAGCTGGTACAAGAACGGGCGGTGGGTGGCGgaggggcccgatcctgccctggtcctccccgccgcccgccccacgGACGCCGGTTCCTACGGCTGCCGGGCGGGGGGGGCACAGCGGGGCCGCcgagccccccccgccgccctgcGGGTGCTCT ATGCGCCCCAGGCGCCATCCTTCACGTCGCTGGTGGAGCCGCGGGGGGGGCGGCAGGCCGTCCTGCTCTGCACCGTGGACAGCTGCCCCCACTCCGACATCGTCCTGCACCGGGGGCCCGGCCACCCCGTGGCTTCCACGCGGGGCCCGGCCGACCCCCGTGTCACCGTGCAGGTGACCCCCAACTCGCTGCGGGTGGGGCTGGGGGCGCTGGAGCCGCGGGACGCGGGGCTTTACGTCTGCTCGGCCAACAACAGCTTCGGCACCGCGTCCTCGTCCCTGCGCCTGGACCTGCCAG gggTCATCATCACCGTTGAGCCTTCACCAGAAGTCCCCGAAGGCGCCACAGCCACCGTCACCTGCTCAGGTGTCCCTTGGGTGGGTGACGAGGCCAACTACACCTGGTACAAGAACGGCCGGTGGCTGCGGGAGGGACCGGCCGGTTCCCTCGTCCTCAACCCTGTCACCAGCAGCGACAGCGGCTCCTACCACTGCCGGGCGAGTGGGACGCGGGGCAGTGTCACCTCGGCCCTGCTCAGCTTCAGTGTCCTCT